ctgaatgtgtaaaaaaaaaccaaaaagtgaagtcgtcatgccCAAGGACgacttaacttttaaaatatatagaaaccgGCTTCTGAGAGCACGGTTTCgctttttggaaaaaaaaaaaaaaaaagaaaccggcacggtggaggacgacttcacctttaatgtcgtcctccaTCACGACGACTTGAccctattttgcaaaaaaaaattcaacggacccatttttacaaatttgaaattaaaacgacccctaaatacaaaaaagccaGTTAAACCCCTATAACCTTGTAAAAGAGTGTAAAAAGATTGTGGCAGCTAACGAATTTAAAGTAGACCAAGAATTACAAATATGGTCTTTTAGGTTAATAGAAAATTACATTTCCtcttaaacaaattttgaatttcaatgttAGGTTCGgactaaaaaaatataccttATTAGTAATTAGTTTGTGACAAAAAATGTTAGTCATtgtaatgactaatttagataccaattacaaagtaaaaaatattagttactggaataattactattatgaataaaaaattataattggtttctaaatttaacgactaattataaatttttatttatgataacgACTatattagtaaccaataattttttattttataaatttatatttacattagtcattatagtgactgATAACTTTTAGTCATTAAAATCGATTATTAATGAGATATTTTTGTGTAGTGTGATATAGAttgaaaattagattttgtttcattaaacaTTACAATAATACATTGTTTTTCACCCTCtatgtacattttttatttacacatccttgaaaaccattttaaattgtttataaatttcCTCAAAATAAAACTATGAAACACGTTCTCAATCTAATGCAGAAGATTTGAATATCTTGCCTAATAGTTTGTTAACAGAATTAGTAATCCTTGCAaccaaatatatgttttaaaggTTCAAAGATACTTAtgatcataaaataaattaaaaacaaacttaagatttgaaacaaaatttaatgaaagTATAAGCATGTTAAGGCTTTTTAGTGATAAGAGAAAGATACACTAAAAGTATTAATGATGAGAAAAGATtatgagaattttaaaaataatttgatttagataatggagattaattttttattaaaaaaattaaagataaaaccaTTCGAaaatataaatcttttaaattttatagatatattgataccaaattaaataaatactcaTCCTTTTCATGTAATTTCTAAgataaaatacaaatacatGAATAAATGACAAATGTTAAAAGTGCAGGATAGCACAATAGTGTGAAATGTATGCACCgtttgtttaaattataaattttatatttattttatatttgtgttcAGAATGTTTACACGCACAACATATAAGTgcgtaaataaaattattcatttttcaaatatttaaaaaaattaaatatggttAAAAGTGCAGGATAGCACAATAGTGTGAAATGTATGCACCgtttgtttaaattataaattttatatttgtgttcAGAATGTTTACACGCACAACATATAAGTgcgtaaataaaattattcatttatcaaatatttaaaaatattaaatataattaaaaaggttaaaatatctatttggttttaattttcgtcaagttttgttaaataagtcataattttgtttttgtgttcaaatatgtcccaattttcgttaattttgttcaattgggccttttttgctaacactatttaaatcattaacgactaTGAACAGTGATGGTCACAtatcacttcgtgatttttttattttttttaaattttaatttaatttttttaattttttttaattttttttcaattttttatattttttttaaaagtttcacaTTTCAACCTAataacgtgccacgtgtcaaagtcaatgttctatattcaatttggtctctatatttgttatttttgttcaatttagttctaatgtttgttaacatgaaccaattttgttcctctccaaattgaaaccaaatttaatttttatattaaaattcacattttttttattaaatattttatatagtatattaaaattcatatcattataactttgatataaaattgaattttgtcaTATCTTCAATATGTAcaaaatttgtcaattttaaacaagattgagactaaattgaacaaaaataacaaatataggaccaaattgaatatagaacattgactttaacaGGTGATACTGctaggttgacacgtgtcacactgtggattgacacgtggatatttaaaaaacattaagaaaatttaaaaaaattaaaaaattgatggaCATTTTCTTAACGACCATctaataataattcaattctTTTAATCTTATATACTGTTATAATCGCATAGTTAATTATCAGATTTGTCTCTTTTAACTTATCAGATTTGTGTCTTTTTTGGCACTGGTAGACTATAAAATATAACACTAATGTAACGATAAtaacaaaaagttaaaagtttctaaaatatttttttttatcagtaaaaattactaaaatatagttaatttaacaaaaacttTTTGTATTTATCAAAATAACATAAGTCTCAAATAAAGCACGAATTTGATTATTTCACCTACCAAACAAACATGCTGATAATGAActctatattataaatttaacttttaatttttagtaaatattttaatgtaggaattcttattaaaaaatatgtagtcgcatgccttttctttttgtgacaGTTCCCATTAAGCTTTTAGATTCAAtcaaaaatcaatttgttttccttttcaaGTTATTAAAACtgataatattttgtttccttAATCATTTTAACTAACATAATTTCTTCGATAAAGATTTAAACgtatgttatatttattgatattattatcctaattaatatttatatatattttctatatgtatatatttatagagatataatatatatttatactattatataaatctatttttaccctttaaatagctgttttttttaaattaaaataatcattttacaaattttaccttttaattattttttttaaaattggtattttttaGTTGaccttaactattttttaaattaaaataactatttataataaaactataaaaattatttatatttactttataataataataataataataataataataataatattacataataatTCTTAGAGAATTAAGTATCGAAATATTTGAATGGTTTTTTCTACAAAtacttttagaagaaaaaaatttataataaaaacaaactttttaataaattaaagttcGGTTATACataagttaaaaagaaaagttatataaaacagttttttacaaattaacttATGCATtggttaattttagtttatgaagaaaataattttatgttttaaaatatttaaaaatttgttcaaatatatttctaataatattttaaaattcaaattgatGCTCCCTAATATAATGTGAAAGTAAATTTGGACGTTTGCTATGTGAATATAAAGACAGTCTTCAGTAAGGCTTTTGgcactaaaaaaatcaatttgggAATCTTAATATCgttttcaatatcaattatgGATTATCCAGTGATGTAGATCTCTCTTCTATTTAGGCTTTTGGATTCAACTTATTGATCACATTAATCACTTGTTATAGGATAagttcatttttcattttttattttattttttatgataactaTTAGAAAGCTTTGATCATTAGGCTTTTcaaattactatatattttatacaagaTGGCGAATATATTCTAGGAGTTATCCTAAATACTCTTAAATCCCAAGATGCTGATATTAATTTAACCATGTATTCTCAGGCCATGATAATTAGTAACgctgcttatatatatatatatatatataccaaattTTACAATATGTAAGAGagaaaatattagtaaaataaaggtatcatattaaaataaagagatcattattaaaaaaaatataataattgaaattcacctatgaaaataagttagaagatgacaattttgtaattatgaattttattatatatatttttttcacattttctatCATCCAAATTTCTTCATGATCCATATTTTGAATCTAAAATATCTTTCCATAATCTCTTCTCTTCATTACACAGTCTCCACTTTCACTTGTCCAGAAGGACCACATTAAATCGTTTTAAGTCTTTAATGTCAAGACCCTCTTCTTCCTTTGATTTACATAAGGTTTCCCATTTAAACCATGCTATTTTTCTCTTGACTACATCCTAACCCcataaaaattttctttatattctcaTGATTTGTTCACTAATCCATgttgaaattttaaagaaatacataaataaataggtACAACTATAAAGACAGATCTAACTAGACACACTCAACTCGTGAAAGACATAAATTTTCCTTTCCACTAAGATAAGTTTTGCTTAACCTTAttctcaattaggtcccaaaATTGTTTTTGTCTTGGGTTGCCTCCTATATTTATGCCTAGGTATTTGAGTGAAACCTTCATCAAACCACAATTCAGAATAATAGTGCTTCTTTTTAACTCATCTTCTGTTATTCCTACTCCCCATACCCTACTTTTATGTAAATTCACCCTTAGACCTGATGCAAGTTCAAAGcaccttaaaatatttttaatggtCACAATGTTCTTGACACTTATTTTACAGAGGAACAATGTGTCATTACGAATTGCAGCATATTCACTTTTACCGTTTATGTCCCTACCCACATTCCTGTAGCACTTGCTTCTTATTAGCTTGTCTAATAATACTTGTCAGTCTTTTTCCACTATTAAAATCAAGAAAGGTGTTAAAGATCACCTTGTCTAATAAATATGTGTAAGATTGTATTTAAAACATTTGAATCTATCACATTGGATTTTGTCTTAATCAAACACTAACTTAATCTATCTTTGACAAGTAATTGTAACAAGTAATCGATCGTCTGATATAAACCTAGtggtgaaagagaaaaaaaaaaaacctgaaCAGAGAGAAGACGTGATCCCATGAACATAAAGCATTGATAATGTATACTTGACCCTACCAATTGTTTTAACTATGTTTagtatttatttgattaatttttaatttattttaatttgttatgtaTCGTAAATGTGTgaggataaaatatattaataaatatatcatatgtttaatattttatcgaAGAAATTTTTATGTTATCTGAAActattatgaaaacaaaatattatccGCTTGAATAACTAAAAAGGGAAAACAAATTGATTTGATTGATTCTAAAAGCTCAATGGACACTGTCATAAAAGGAAAAAGGCAAGTGACTACATAATACTTTATTAAGActtccattaaaaaaaatggaaacttAAATTTATTGAGCTTGATGGTAAGATAAATGAGCTAGTTAGGCCTCTATTTTATTagcttataaattattttgataaatttaaatatatttaataaagtaccataaaaatgatttattttaataacttttatctgttaacttttttcatttttgtattgTTATCACTATTGAATAAATATAACCCATATCAGTCTTAGTATTTCATTTGactatcaaataattattttaataattaattcaattttagtatttaattattattttaacattatatGTTGAATAATTAATGTTTCATTATGTTATATTATGTGAAAACTATACAATCAAAATTGTAAGTAAAAGATTTAATGTAACACTAAttcaattagaaaaattaaaatatttcaaattttaaaaatgtataaaattaaagatgattaatacatgttaattttaaataatttaaataaaattacatacaaaAATACTGTAGTATATATactagtaaaaaataataaaattattattattatttttattataaaattaagtataagtaattttataattttattatatttagtttttattttttgtagataattttttaactaaaaaataattaagtttgaaaagatgttaaaaattacaaaaaaaaaaacaattaaattttaaataactgatcattaaaatataatattgataaaataattattttaatttaaaaattatttaaaggataaaattgaaaaaacaattcttttatatatagaaTATTGAAGATATAGATACATGTTTAAAAAGTcaataaaaacactaaaaattttaatattattttagaattgtACTTactaatgatatatttttatgtaaaaaacgcaaattttatttatataagaaaatttatatagTTCTATGTCAGTTTATATTCTAAAACTAGTTTATCCCGCAATTCTatcaaacatttttaaatacaaCTAAGAGATTCCAAAGGAAAATGTATTGACCTCCTAATCAGATAACCTATTATTCTATATGTGACAAGTTATAGTAATAATgaaaaagagaattaaaatgcaaagtcctttaattgttctttaaACATACTTGCAATAAATAAAGTGAAGCAAGTTGAATTCCACCTACCATGCCActtcattcttaattatatcccaattcattattttatttcttcatttggttttagattaattattttgaccAATTCTCATGATTCATTATAAGAGAACTCAACCCAATATCAagaatttgttttgtttatatatatttaagaacAGTTATGAACCATGATCTAACAAGTGGTTTAAAACATGAATGAACTAAAGTGGTTCactattcttttatatatcgaCATTTATTCATGAAGCCATTACcaagacaacaaaaaattaaaatgtagaaCCAAAACCCTTTtaaatgttttctctttctttgCATGGTGTGAATGGTTCCTGCATAATTTAAATGctcaataatatataacaaaaccTTTTCCTCTTTTGATAGAAAGACAAGAATCGGTCATATATTGCAAATTTTTTGGCACCAAAATAGCAGTCCTCTATAAATTGTTTTGAGAAAGAagaatttgaagaagaaaaaacttccttgacaaaattgttaattttggaAATTAACTTTTCAAAACATAATCTGTTCAagaggaaaataaaatacacaatCACCATCACTAAATTTACTTCATATGAGTCAAACTTTAAGGAGAGAAAAGATAATAAAGGAAAatagaggaagaggaagaagaagaactcATATATAATTAGCCATTCCAAACACATGTACTTGTTCTTTACTACACATGAGGAAAATTCTTTCACATGTTTTGGTTGATTCATGCAAACACCAATACCaagtataagaaaatataagaaaaaaagggaaaaaattgaggagagaagaagaaagctATATGGTCCCAATCTAATTCATAGAGAAAGCCAAGCCAAACAATtacaagaaaggaaaaaaaaaaaaaagctacaATATATATTCACATAGTATTTGAGTTGCTACATCAAAATTGCATATCTCATGCTGTCATTTACCATAAGATGATTCATTTCAGAAATCTGCACAAATTCACCAGAAACCCAAACCCCATCTGATCCATTTGCTTCAGGATGAGACACACATGAGAGAATTGAAACGGGAGCATGAAGAATGCCATATATAACAGAGATTCCACTCCAACTATGCTCTCTTCTTCCACCGTTTGTACCACCCTCAAACATGTTCTCATCAGCCACTCTTGATGAACTCTTCTTTGTGTTCTGCAGTTTTCTTGTCACCACACTCAGAAAACGCCACATACTTAGTTTCTCACTTTCTCTGCTACAAGAAGGAACCAATAAACAGACCTAAAAATCCAAGCTTGTGTTTGTGTTGTTGGATGAAGAGGGAATTGAAGGAAGCAAGGGTTTTGATATAATGGTAAttttggtggtggtgttggtagTGCTTGTGGTTATCACAAAAGGTTTATGGGTTCCTTTTGGTTTTAAAGAAGCCAACTATCACTACCATTTTCATTTCCCATTATAATGAAAAGTGGACCCTATCAAACCCAACTTGCCGACAAAGCTGCCTAACTGTACAAAAAAGTGTGATCTTTACTTTTGAATTTGGTTTTACTTTTGTTTGAGTCATACTTGTACATTTGTTACCCAGTAAGCGATGGTTTTTTCACAAACACATGGAGGACGGAATTTAAGGTATTGCTTTACGTGGTAATACCAAGTTGAAGGAAGGGTGCAGGAAGCTAAAGACAAAACTTATTATGGCCAATCATTGGATCAGTAAAATCATCAGAGAATCATCACAGCCGTTTGATGAATCATACACATTGCATCAAAAGTGAAATTAATCAC
This portion of the Vigna unguiculata cultivar IT97K-499-35 chromosome 6, ASM411807v1, whole genome shotgun sequence genome encodes:
- the LOC114187494 gene encoding uncharacterized protein LOC114187494, with amino-acid sequence MWRFLSVVTRKLQNTKKSSSRVADENMFEGGTNGGRREHSWSGISVIYGILHAPVSILSCVSHPEANGSDGVWVSGEFVQISEMNHLMVNDSMRYAILM